In the genome of Candidatus Nezhaarchaeales archaeon, the window GAATGGTTCGAAAAAGTTAGAAGCGTAAGAGGTCAAACCCCGCAGGAAATATACCTACCAGGGTCAAGGCTTGAACGCCCCTCCCAAGAGGAGGAACGCGTACTCATGATCCTAGAGGAACGCGGAGGACGCGTAGATTCCATAAAGACGCTGATCGAATGGTGCGGCGAAACACCGACCATACCCGCCGTTAAGAATAGGTTTAGCCGCCTAGTCGATAAGCTAGTCTCTAAGGGCTTAGTAATTGAAGAGCCATCGGGTAAAACAAAACCCCTCAAACTTACAGGCTTCGGCCTCGTCATGGCTAAGGCGTTGAAAAACTACCATAAGATAGCCTTAGCCGCCGTTCAAGCCCTCGTTTAACCGACGTCGTTAAAGCATTTATAGGATTACAGCTTTCATTAATCCGGTATAAAGCCAATTCGATGGATTGCGGATTTTAGAATCCGCCGAAAAATGTTTATTCTCTTAATTGTCATCAACTTGATAGTGACTATAGTTTCTTCTCTGTGGCTTAATTATTGTTATGTATCTTACGTTGTTATCTTGATGGTGTTTGTTTTTAAATGTTTATTATCATGTTGTTTATGGATGTTTTTATTGTTAGCTCTTTAACTATGTTTTGTGGTTGTTTTGATATGCAGTATTCTCCGAAGGTGCGTTTAAAGGTTGAGAATGTTGTTTCTAGCTCCAACGCCTACTGTAGCCTACAAGTTTAGACCATGCTTTAGCGCCTAAATTCTTAAACAGCTTTACAGCCTTACGTCTATTCGGAGGCTCCTCTATCCTGTTTAGCGTTAATCCTAGGCTTAATTAACGGCTTCAACCCGTAGCGATTAAGCAATCTATAAGCCTTATATGAATCGTATCCTCCATCCATTAATACCTTCGATAGTATTCTACGTTTAACCGCCCCATTAATTAAGGTCGGTAATACTTTGGAGTCGTGTACGTCGTCAGTAGTAATATGCATAGCTATAATCTCCTTAGTCTTAACGTTAACGGCGAAATGTATCTTTACGTAGCGCTTCTTCCTACCATGTACATGTTCAACCCAACCACCGTACTTATGTACGCTTATACCGCTAGCGTCAATGGCTATAGGATCATTAAGCTCGTTTAAAGAACGATGTAATGGTATATTAAGCCTTAAAATACGCCTCCTAATCCATGAGTACTGGTTTAAGTTTAGGAATTGACCTATTTAAGGCGTTAGTAAAGCCTTTAAGTTGCCTAAAGGGCATAGAGAAAAGGTAGCGTACAACGGCCAAGAACTCCACATACCTATTCGTAATCTCGAAGGGCCTACCGGGCTTACCATTATTCATATGCTCATAATCATAGCAATCGAGAAAATCAAGACTTAAGAGAAGTTCACCACGCCTAACAAGCCTTCTATCAACGACTCTCCAATCCATAAATTAAAATAGAGTAAAAGAAGCTTAAAGAATTAAGCCACAAAGCATTCAATTTAATTATTGCTGGTTCCATATTCCTTCCCGCATACCTTACATTGATACCATTGATAGGTGCTATTCAAGAACGAAAATATGTGTTTTATGAAGAGGTTATATTTAAGGGCTTGAACTTAATATCTTGCTTAGCCTTCAAGGTTTAACCGTTAAAGGGTGTCAATGGTTTGACGAGACGTAATTTTTTAACGTTAATTTCCGCGATGTTTCTAGGTGTAACGGTTGACTCTACGTTAATAGAGCCTTACTTCACGTTGGAGGTTAGCCACGTTGAGCTAAACGTAGGGGTTAAGAAGCCGCTAAGGCTTATTCACGTAACGGATCTCCACTTCGGTACGTCGCTTTTAGCTAACGCTTACGAGGCTACGGTTGAAGCCGTTAAAAACGTGAAGCCAGACTTTATCGCTGTGACCGGGGACATGGTGTCTAAGGCCGAGGCCGTTCAACAGGCCGTCGACTTCCTAGCTAAGCTTTCAAGCTGCGCTAAAACCTACGTAGTACCGGGTAACTGGGAGTACTGGAGTCTCGGCGACGGCGTGGACTACTTCCTAAGGAGGCTGGAGGATACTGGTAGGATTGAAGCGTTGGTCGATCGAAGCGTTGAAATGGGCGGATTCAGCCTTCTAGGCGTTGACGATCCCTACCTAGGCCGAAGCAACCTTAAGGAGGCGCTTCGAGGGGCTAAGGGGAACGTAAAGGTGCTACTAGCTCATTCACCGCAGATAATAGAGGAGGCTTCGGGAAGGGTTGATGTCGTATTGGCGGGCCATACCCACGGTGGACAGGTATGCCTACCCTTCATCGGACCGGTCTACGTACCCTTACCGGGTAGGTTTAAACGCTACGCGGCGGGGCTCTTCAAGGAGGATGGAACCCACCTTTACGTATGCCGCGGCATAGGGATGAGCTTCCTCCCGGCTAGGTTCATGTGTAAACCCGAGGTAGCGGTAGTCGACCTCCTACCTTAAAGCATCCCGGCCGGAGTATACCTCCCTCGGGGTCTAATTCCCTTCCTCTTGC includes:
- a CDS encoding transposase; protein product: MGQFLNLNQYSWIRRRILRLNIPLHRSLNELNDPIAIDASGISVHKYGGWVEHVHGRKKRYVKIHFAVNVKTKEIIAMHITTDDVHDSKVLPTLINGAVKRRILSKVLMDGGYDSYKAYRLLNRYGLKPLIKPRINAKQDRGASE
- a CDS encoding transposase, translating into MDWRVVDRRLVRRGELLLSLDFLDCYDYEHMNNGKPGRPFEITNRYVEFLAVVRYLFSMPFRQLKGFTNALNRSIPKLKPVLMD
- a CDS encoding metallophosphoesterase gives rise to the protein MTRRNFLTLISAMFLGVTVDSTLIEPYFTLEVSHVELNVGVKKPLRLIHVTDLHFGTSLLANAYEATVEAVKNVKPDFIAVTGDMVSKAEAVQQAVDFLAKLSSCAKTYVVPGNWEYWSLGDGVDYFLRRLEDTGRIEALVDRSVEMGGFSLLGVDDPYLGRSNLKEALRGAKGNVKVLLAHSPQIIEEASGRVDVVLAGHTHGGQVCLPFIGPVYVPLPGRFKRYAAGLFKEDGTHLYVCRGIGMSFLPARFMCKPEVAVVDLLP